From a region of the Rhipicephalus microplus isolate Deutch F79 chromosome X, USDA_Rmic, whole genome shotgun sequence genome:
- the LOC119160898 gene encoding uncharacterized protein LOC119160898, with translation MYALVRFLNSFDQKEYVVPVHNIKGFHPVNKDDFNKTKVYTTLWIDEDPDITGSYTCRILLLADSEEELHKQRSNKRLPRPVINASDIEHEEELIDLDLQQPAANSTLTAKEAHKKLKQSQAASKSAAYESILSQHASSALEKNKAARESQSSSKRHEITGHNQKKLKKYTWQEPYEKALRERNELRQTVAAMNERLDSMDCKLSMIVEMLQGGNVWQPRETLTSKSASQLRGTLASESAPPPKKAQQTQQSPADFPETERREVQAEKSHPAPTATSLASCVDTSTGSLQSQCKPSGEPLPTADSKATDVPFTEIGGGKYHVKNGLVIGSQQAEKILGHKKPSLVVKDMAQAIWGREGLAERSYGGKLAPKDYKNPTAVVRKQLSPDKVALIIDTVTHWGSCKGVPVKETVDNLSTILSQKIQDIRRNKKKEN, from the exons ATGTACGCATTAGTGCGGTTTTTAAATAGCTTTGATCAGAAAGAGTACGTAGTACCCGTCCACAATATCAAGGGCTTCCACCCGGTAAACAAGGACGATTTTAACAAAACCAAAGTGTATACCACACTCTGGATCGACGAAGACCCGGATATTACAGGATCGTACACCTGTAGAATCCTGCTGCTGGCAG ACTCGGAAGAAGAGTTGCATAAGCAAAGAAGCAACAAGCGTCTTCCGCGGCCTGTAATAAATGCTTCAGACATTGAGCATGAAGAAGAGCTTATCGACCTCGACTTACAGCAGCCAGCAGCAAACAGCACACTGACTGCAAAAGAG GCACACAAAAAACTCAAACAAAGTCAGGCAGCATCCAAAAGCGCTGCTTATGAGAGCATACTGAGTCAGCATGCCTCAAGTGCGctagaaaaaaataaagctgcCCGAGAGTCTCAA TCATCTTCAAAAAGGCACGAGATCACCGGCCATAACCagaaaaaattgaagaaataTACTTGGCAGGAGCCTTACGAAAAAGCGCTGAGGGAGCGGAATGAACTGAGACAGACAGTTGCTGCCATGAATGAAAGATTGGACAGTATGGATTGCAAGCTTTCAATGA TTGTAGAAATGCTACAAGGGGGAAATGTCTGGCAGCCTCGAGAGACACTTACTAGCAAAAGTGCCTCGCAGCTTCGAGGAACACTGGCAAGCGAAAGTGCCCCGCCTCCTAAGAAAGCACAGCAGACACAGCAGTCCCCTGCAG ATTTTCCGGAGACTGAGCGCAGAGAAGTTCAAGCTGAGAAATCACACCCAGCTCCCACAGCAACGTCGCTGGCATCATGTGTCGACACATCTACAGGAAGCCTGCAGAGccaatgcaagccttctggagaGCCACTGCCCACAG CTGACTCAAAGGCCACCGATGTTCCATTCACAGAAATTGGTGGTGGCAAG TATCATGTGAAAAATGGTCTAGTCATCGGGAGCCAGCAAGCCGAGAAAATATTGGGCCACAAGAAACCTTCCCTTGTGGTAAAGGACATGGCCCAAGCCATATGGGGCCGTGAAGGATTGGCAGAACGCAGCTATGGGGGGAAGCTAGCCCCCAAGGATTACAAAAATCCTACTGCGGTAGTGCGGAAACAGCTGAGCCCAGACAAGGTTGCTTTGATTATTG acactGTGACACATTGGGGCTCGTGCAAGGGTGTTCCTGTTAAAGAAACAGTGGATAACTTGTCGACAATTTTGTCGCAGAAAATACAGGACATCCGGcgcaacaagaagaaagaaaactaa
- the LOC119160897 gene encoding uncharacterized protein LOC119160897 isoform X1 — translation MSTSKNNRKRYLEPDAWNDRLPKSTHYEVRKNATARSTPPAMDVGSEHVVTSASESSDDDEASVSVEDIGRENNIVGEESAGDCDTDDELSDQLSNATEPSDALPSSNFFRLEFARPLGNANTLSVGDALVLVMDFAIKHGLSWTAIEDLLKLCNNILGTNLLPNSKYLFRKFTATSPQDMKFYFYCPFCNRLLAKTGGSLSERNSLTGMCCGKGYTGRKLTADGSFFVGLPLKKQISSVLADDGLREDLYKSLNEKKDTENASVSDVTDGAFYLTQRKKLGCQKDDITLTVSADGSPVFKSTNYSIWPVHLTVNELPPHRRWSNIICALLWYGTKHPDMTLVLEAFAEQMNELSTEGICWNVNGRQVHSKVYCITAVADAPARASMQNVLQFNGYYGCSWCLHPGEFIEGCVKYPVGSTFEDRTAASMLTDMQMAAKMKRSIKGVKGPSPLLNVPGFDIVWSFRPDYMHAVLLGVVRQVTELWFSDTGRACYIGSPRTLREADERLLSQRPPVCFNRTPRSLKLRKYWKASEWESWLLFYSLPCLKGILPAQFLEHFALLVSSVYTLLKSHVTSQEIDDCTLEITKFVVMTECNYEKAQMTSNMHTLLHLPKSVLLHGPLWAISCFEFESNMGNLVRLVSSSNGIPFQILSRILLMSNFNQLLSMASEEVKELCLHTKKKCMGVKLLGKPQVPSHDLMEFVNGKITGVQRIEEHSRICVNGCIMHTDNYNPGSRKRDSTAGKLGDDYVKIENIFNVCKVDGSSEIFIVSHNYQVKSFEGVSHLKVARKCASKAIHSISRSLRPCIYLNLNGTMFFAELCNRYGSF, via the exons ATGAGCACGAGTAAAAATAACCGCAAGCGATATCTAGAACCCGATGCGTGGAATGATCGTTTGCCGAAATCTACGCATTATGAAGTAAGAAAGAATGCTACCGCGCGTTCAACACCGCCTGCTATGGACGTCGGTTCAGAACATGTGGTCACAAGTGCGTCTGAATCCTCGGACGATGATGAAGCATCCGTGTCAGTCGAGGACATTGGACGAGAAAACAACATCGTAGGAGAAGAGTCGGCTGGCGACTGCGACACCGACGATGAATTGTCAGATCAACTCTCAAATGCGACGGAGCCGTCTGATGCTCTGCCAAGCTCCAACTTCTTTCGGTTGGAGTTTGCGCGCCCGCTTGGCAACGCAAACACCTTGTCTGTAGGGGATGCCCTCGTGCTTGTAATGGACTTCGCAATTAAGCATGGTTTGTCGTGGACTGCCATTGAAGACCTGTTAAAATTATGTAATAATATTTTAGGAACGAATCTGCTTCCAAACAGCAAGTACCTGTTCAGAAAGTTCACTGCAACTTCACCACAAGATATGAAGTTCTACTTTTACTGCCCGTTTTGCAATCGGCTGCTGGCCAAGACAGGTGGTAGCTTAAGTGAACGCAATAGTCTGACTGGTATGTGCTGTGGAAAGGGCTACACCGGCCGGAAGTTGACAGCAGATGGCTCCTTTTTTGTTGGCTTGCCATTAAAAAAGCAAATTTCATCCGTGCTCGCTGATGATGGTTTGAGAGAAGACCTTTACAAAtcattaaatgaaaaaaaagacacagaaaaTGCTAGTGTGTCAGATGTGACTGATGGTGCCTTCTATCTGACCCAGCGAAAAAAGCTTGGTTGCCAGAAAGATGACATCACATTAACTGTCAGTGCAGATGGAAGCCCTGTATTTAAATCAACTAACTACTCCATTTGGCCTGTACATCTGACTGTGAATGAGCTTCCACCACACAGACGGTGGAGCAACATCATTTGTGCGCTCTTGTGGTATGGTACCAAACATCCAGACATGACATTAGTTCTCGAGGCATTCGCCGAACAAATGAACGAACTCTCTACTGAAGGAATCTGCTGGAATGTGAATGGTCGACAAGTGCATTCAAAG GTGTACTGCATAACTGCTGTTGCTGATGCACCAGCCCGGGCTTCCATGCAGAACGTCCTACAGTTCAATGGCTATTATGGCTGTTCCTGGTGCCTACATCCTGGAGAATTCATTGAAG GATGTGTGAAGTACCCTGTTGGTTCAACTTTTGAAGACAGGACTGCAGCTAGCATGTTGACTGACATGCAAATGGCAGCGAAAATGAAGCGCTCTATCAAAGGGGTGAAGGGGCCATCACCTCTCCTCAACGTTCCTGGATTTGACATTGTCTGGAGCTTTCGCCCTGATTACATGCATGCTGTGTTGCTTGGAGTTGTACGCCAAGTCACAGAACTGTGGTTTTCAGACACAGGAAGGGCATGTTATATTGGGTCTCCTCGGACATTAAGGGAAGCAGATGAGCGTCTCCTAAGCCAGAGACCTCCAGTGTGCTTTAATAGAACACCGAGATCTCTTAAGCTTCGAAAGTATTGGAAGGCATCTGAGTGGGAGTCTTGGCTCCTCTTCTACAGCCTTCCATGTCTGAAAGGCATCCTGCCAGCTCAGTTTCTGGAGCACTTTGCTCTCCTGGTGTCTTCAGTGTATACCCTGTTAAAGAGTCATGTGACATCACAAGAAATTGACGACTGTACATTAGAAATAACAAAGTTTGTTGTCATGACCGAATGTAATTATGAGAAAGCACAGATGACTTCTAATATGCACACACTGCTGCATTTGCCAAAGAGTGTGCTACTGCATGGACCACTTTGGGCTATCTCATGCTTCGAATTCGAAAGCAACATGGGTAACCTAGTAAGACTTGTGTCTTCATCAAACGGTATCCCTTTTCAAATCTTGTCACGAATTCTTCTAATGAGCAATTTTAATCAGCTTCTATCTATGGCATCAGAAGAAGTTAAGGAACTTTgtttgcacacaaaaaaaaagtgcatgggAGTAAAACTGCTTGGAAAACCACAGGTGCCTTCACATGACCTAATGGAATTCGTAAATGGCAAAATCACTGGTGTGCAAAGGATTGAAGAGCATAGTCGCATCTGTGTGAATGGATGCATCATGCATACTGATAATTACAATCCAGGGTCAAGAAAAAGAGACTCAACTGCAGGGAAATTAGGAGATGACTATGTGAAAATAGAGAATATATTCAATGTCTGTAAAGTCGATGGAAGCTCTGAGATTTTCATTGTCTCTCACAATTACCAAGTGAAGAGTTTTGAAGGAGTAAGCCACCTAAAAGTAGCACGCAAATGTGCTTCAAAAGCTATTCATTCAATTTCAAGGTCTCTTCGTCCATGCATATACCTTAATTTGAATGGGACAATGTTTTTTGCGGAGTTGTGCAATCGCTATGGATCATTTTAG
- the LOC119160897 gene encoding uncharacterized protein LOC119160897 isoform X2, translated as MSTSKNNRKRYLEPDAWNDRLPKSTHYEVRKNATARSTPPAMDVGSEHVVTSASESSDDDEASVSVEDIGRENNIVGEESAGDCDTDDELSDQLSNATEPSDALPSSNFFRLEFARPLGNANTLSVGDALVLVMDFAIKHGLSWTAIEDLLKLCNNILGTNLLPNSKYLFRKFTATSPQDMKFYFYCPFCNRLLAKTGGSLSERNSLTGMCCGKGYTGRKLTADGSFFVGLPLKKQISSVLADDGLREDLYKSLNEKKDTENASVSDVTDGAFYLTQRKKLGCQKDDITLTVSADGSPVFKSTNYSIWPVHLTVNELPPHRRWSNIICALLWYGTKHPDMTLVLEAFAEQMNELSTEGICWNVNGRQVHSKVSCVSLKYCTYSVLFYSRSYIDVVLGMQMTAFSNFLGVLHNCCC; from the coding sequence ATGAGCACGAGTAAAAATAACCGCAAGCGATATCTAGAACCCGATGCGTGGAATGATCGTTTGCCGAAATCTACGCATTATGAAGTAAGAAAGAATGCTACCGCGCGTTCAACACCGCCTGCTATGGACGTCGGTTCAGAACATGTGGTCACAAGTGCGTCTGAATCCTCGGACGATGATGAAGCATCCGTGTCAGTCGAGGACATTGGACGAGAAAACAACATCGTAGGAGAAGAGTCGGCTGGCGACTGCGACACCGACGATGAATTGTCAGATCAACTCTCAAATGCGACGGAGCCGTCTGATGCTCTGCCAAGCTCCAACTTCTTTCGGTTGGAGTTTGCGCGCCCGCTTGGCAACGCAAACACCTTGTCTGTAGGGGATGCCCTCGTGCTTGTAATGGACTTCGCAATTAAGCATGGTTTGTCGTGGACTGCCATTGAAGACCTGTTAAAATTATGTAATAATATTTTAGGAACGAATCTGCTTCCAAACAGCAAGTACCTGTTCAGAAAGTTCACTGCAACTTCACCACAAGATATGAAGTTCTACTTTTACTGCCCGTTTTGCAATCGGCTGCTGGCCAAGACAGGTGGTAGCTTAAGTGAACGCAATAGTCTGACTGGTATGTGCTGTGGAAAGGGCTACACCGGCCGGAAGTTGACAGCAGATGGCTCCTTTTTTGTTGGCTTGCCATTAAAAAAGCAAATTTCATCCGTGCTCGCTGATGATGGTTTGAGAGAAGACCTTTACAAAtcattaaatgaaaaaaaagacacagaaaaTGCTAGTGTGTCAGATGTGACTGATGGTGCCTTCTATCTGACCCAGCGAAAAAAGCTTGGTTGCCAGAAAGATGACATCACATTAACTGTCAGTGCAGATGGAAGCCCTGTATTTAAATCAACTAACTACTCCATTTGGCCTGTACATCTGACTGTGAATGAGCTTCCACCACACAGACGGTGGAGCAACATCATTTGTGCGCTCTTGTGGTATGGTACCAAACATCCAGACATGACATTAGTTCTCGAGGCATTCGCCGAACAAATGAACGAACTCTCTACTGAAGGAATCTGCTGGAATGTGAATGGTCGACAAGTGCATTCAAAGGTATCCTGTGTCTCCTTAAAATATTGCACCTATTCAGTTTTGTTTTACTCACGCAGTTACATAGATGTAGTGCTAGGAATGCAAATGACAGCCTTCTCGAACTTTCTAGGTGTACTGCATAACTGCTGTTGCTGA